GCGTGAGTTTTACAAACAACGCCATTCGCGGATTCGTTGAACCCCATTGCGTCCAGAAGTCGGCGGCGACATTCGGTGCTTGTATATTTCTTGGAGTGTGCGCCATAACGGAAATCGTCAACAACAAAAACAGAATCAATTTACTCATTCGGGTAGCGAACCTCGACAAGTGGAATATCGGGAATCTGCACGTTCGATGCCGACGCGCCCGACGACAGCCAATAAGACAACATCTCAACCGGCAAAGTATCCGTGTCGAATCGCACAGGCACGTAAAACTCCGCGCACGATGCCTCAACCGCGTGACCGTTCGGCACAGGCGACGGTGATGTAATCGTTATCACGCCTGTTGATGCCGAATGCGACCGATCCGCCGCCGCGACTACCGAACCGTTCACCCAAACAAGAACGCCCGTTGAGTCCTCGGCAGACTTCGGCTTCGTGATCGTCCGCTGATACGACCCGAAAGATGTCGTGTACGTCTTGATAAGTTGAAACGTAGTCGCCACGCCGTCGCCTGTCGCAATCGTCTGCCGTGCAATCGCGAAATCGGAATAGTCCTTAATCAGAAACGACTGCTCACGACCCTTGACCGCGTGAAAGAACTCAACCAGCGTCTCGATGTCCGCATACGTCTTGATCGAGAACGCGGCGTTATATCGATATAGCGGATCTTGCCAGATGGCATTACGGACTTCC
This genomic interval from Acidobacteriota bacterium contains the following:
- a CDS encoding DUF2460 domain-containing protein — protein: MQTFINFPLAVTQWQAAPSYLTDITRGRNGQEVRNAIWQDPLYRYNAAFSIKTYADIETLVEFFHAVKGREQSFLIKDYSDFAIARQTIATGDGVATTFQLIKTYTTSFGSYQRTITKPKSAEDSTGVLVWVNGSVVAAADRSHSASTGVITITSPSPVPNGHAVEASCAEFYVPVRFDTDTLPVEMLSYWLSSGASASNVQIPDIPLVEVRYPNE